In Corynebacterium guangdongense, one DNA window encodes the following:
- the murJ gene encoding murein biosynthesis integral membrane protein MurJ, which produces MKAGTASEAVDKRPALTEAPEPVVDRSTLTAAPGAVPPPMAEDVASGTPDAAPTATTSDAQVVRSTGSMAIATLLSRITGFIRTVLIGSTLGTAVGSAFTAANTLPNMITEIVLGSVLTALVVPVLTRAEKEDPDRGAAFIRRLFTLTFSLMTVVTVIAVIFAPQLTRIQLNAEGEVNIQLATNFAYLLLPQIFFYGMFSLFMAILNTKEIFRPGAWAPVVNNIVTIGVLLLYSTVPGSINPAAPTSLTDPHVLLIGLGTTLGVVVQCLIMVPPLLKAGVDLRPLWGIDPRLKQFTGMAAAIVVYVGVSQAGLIVTNRIASASDAAAVLIYSNAWLILQVPYGIVGVALLTAIMPRLSRNAADGDDKAVVRDLTLATKLTFIAIIPIIAFLTFFGPAIGHALFNYGAYDDTSAEITGLTISFSAFTLIPYALVMLHLRVFYAREEAWTPTLIVAGITGTKIVLSMLAPQVATSPATVVILLAAANGFGYVTGAVIGAQLLRRKLGSLGGPEIMRTTVWAAIAGVVGGVAGLLVRSLLRNFAGGFYDWMEGIDSISSAVFLMELTLVGVVFIITVGLVLARSGLPEVQTLGRSLTRIPGMSRFIKPDEDKAIDTGEADVRDMYQQMFAQDVFNSSPVPPPMSAGVVRGPRLVPGAPVSDGRFRLLVDHGSVAGARFWQALEQSTGKHVALTFIDTTGQAPMAPRPVAESARLAAEVTRNTRKLAKLGHAAIAPNIRVLGYRSGALIVSDWVEGSPLREVARTALDPEHPATLHPQAVALALAPLANAAAEAEAAGTPLGLDNSARLRVSTKGTTVLAFPGVLPNASVQQDASGIASALELLAEATADGDKPADPTLKQIAFDARAVATESASETPSEPDDPTCLSAANAKVLDLGHRLAEFGRAGTASPETRAELADADTPDDTPADAAAVSVSASELIRRGLLDPVDMGSGDTGAGEKVSTQDSGFGSRGYTRSGTVAVAGAAVVFVVLVAGATTYLTGLLSGDSATSPINADSLQGSQVETQPRQLPIVQPISDASVWQAPGQDPDADNPGTVSAAVDADPATAWRSNEYPNGLGTKPGIGLALTAQRPVQLQHLQVLSPSQGARISVYLVPEGTDPQTVTDLSTLPRIMQGTLMTGRSNIDLAARDISPDTATTSPTVTPNEATDSLPSAAGVIVWFSDLPEDDDYIELAEVALIGLNTAADAARLSEGASASTPEFTEPLPIP; this is translated from the coding sequence GTGAAGGCCGGGACTGCCTCGGAGGCCGTCGACAAGCGCCCCGCCCTCACCGAGGCGCCCGAGCCGGTCGTCGACCGGTCCACGCTGACCGCCGCCCCGGGCGCCGTGCCCCCGCCGATGGCGGAGGACGTCGCGTCCGGTACGCCCGACGCCGCGCCGACGGCCACCACCTCCGACGCGCAGGTCGTGCGCTCCACCGGTTCGATGGCGATAGCCACCCTGCTCTCGCGCATCACCGGCTTCATCCGCACCGTGCTCATCGGCTCCACGCTGGGCACCGCTGTCGGTTCCGCCTTCACCGCGGCCAACACGCTGCCGAACATGATCACGGAGATCGTCCTCGGCTCCGTGCTCACCGCGCTGGTGGTCCCGGTGCTCACCCGCGCGGAGAAGGAGGACCCCGACCGGGGCGCCGCCTTCATCCGGCGACTGTTCACGTTGACCTTCTCGTTGATGACGGTGGTGACGGTGATCGCCGTGATCTTCGCGCCGCAGCTGACCCGCATCCAGCTCAACGCCGAGGGTGAGGTCAACATCCAGCTGGCGACCAACTTCGCCTACCTGCTGCTGCCGCAGATCTTCTTCTACGGCATGTTCTCGCTGTTCATGGCCATCCTGAACACCAAGGAAATCTTCCGGCCGGGAGCCTGGGCGCCGGTCGTCAACAACATCGTCACCATCGGCGTCCTGCTGCTGTACTCGACTGTGCCGGGCTCCATCAACCCCGCCGCACCGACCTCGCTCACCGACCCGCATGTGCTGCTCATCGGCCTGGGCACGACCCTGGGCGTCGTGGTGCAGTGCCTGATCATGGTGCCGCCCCTGCTCAAGGCGGGCGTCGACCTACGCCCGCTGTGGGGAATCGATCCCCGCCTGAAGCAGTTCACGGGCATGGCCGCGGCCATCGTCGTCTACGTCGGCGTCTCCCAGGCCGGCCTCATCGTGACCAACCGAATCGCCTCCGCTTCGGACGCCGCCGCGGTCCTGATCTACTCCAACGCGTGGCTCATCCTGCAGGTGCCCTACGGCATCGTCGGCGTCGCGCTGCTCACCGCGATCATGCCCCGCCTGTCGCGCAACGCGGCCGACGGCGACGACAAGGCCGTGGTCCGCGATCTCACGCTGGCCACCAAGCTGACCTTCATCGCGATCATCCCGATCATCGCCTTCCTCACCTTCTTCGGCCCGGCCATCGGCCATGCGCTGTTCAACTACGGCGCCTACGACGACACCTCCGCCGAGATCACCGGCCTGACGATCAGCTTCTCCGCGTTCACGCTCATCCCGTACGCGCTCGTCATGCTCCACCTGCGCGTTTTCTACGCCCGCGAGGAGGCGTGGACTCCGACGCTCATCGTCGCCGGCATCACCGGCACCAAGATCGTCCTGTCCATGCTCGCCCCGCAGGTCGCCACCTCCCCGGCCACGGTGGTCATCCTGTTGGCCGCGGCCAACGGCTTCGGCTACGTCACCGGCGCGGTCATCGGCGCCCAGCTGCTGCGCCGCAAGCTCGGTTCACTGGGCGGCCCGGAGATCATGCGGACCACGGTCTGGGCCGCCATCGCGGGCGTCGTCGGCGGCGTCGCCGGCCTGCTGGTGCGCTCCCTGCTGCGCAACTTCGCCGGTGGCTTCTACGACTGGATGGAGGGCATCGATTCGATCTCCTCGGCCGTCTTCCTCATGGAGCTGACCCTGGTCGGCGTCGTGTTCATCATCACCGTCGGCCTCGTGCTGGCCCGCTCCGGGCTGCCGGAGGTCCAGACCCTCGGCCGCTCGCTCACCCGCATCCCGGGCATGTCCCGCTTCATCAAGCCGGACGAGGACAAGGCCATCGACACGGGTGAAGCCGACGTCCGCGACATGTACCAGCAGATGTTCGCCCAGGACGTCTTCAACTCCTCCCCGGTCCCGCCGCCGATGTCGGCCGGAGTCGTCCGCGGCCCGCGCCTGGTGCCCGGCGCCCCGGTCTCCGACGGGCGTTTCCGTCTGCTCGTCGACCACGGCTCCGTCGCCGGCGCCCGCTTCTGGCAGGCCCTGGAGCAGTCGACCGGCAAGCATGTCGCGCTCACCTTCATCGACACCACGGGCCAGGCCCCGATGGCGCCGCGCCCCGTCGCGGAGTCCGCCCGCCTCGCCGCGGAGGTCACCCGCAACACCCGCAAGCTGGCGAAGCTGGGCCACGCCGCCATCGCCCCGAACATCCGGGTCCTCGGCTACCGCTCCGGCGCGCTCATCGTCTCCGACTGGGTCGAGGGTTCCCCGCTGCGCGAGGTCGCCCGCACCGCCCTGGATCCGGAGCACCCGGCGACCCTGCACCCGCAGGCCGTCGCACTGGCCCTGGCGCCGCTGGCCAACGCCGCCGCCGAGGCCGAGGCCGCCGGCACTCCGCTGGGCCTGGACAACTCGGCGCGCCTGCGCGTCTCCACGAAGGGCACGACCGTCCTAGCCTTCCCGGGCGTGCTGCCCAACGCCTCGGTGCAGCAGGACGCCTCCGGCATCGCCTCCGCCCTCGAGCTGCTCGCCGAGGCCACCGCCGACGGCGACAAACCTGCGGATCCGACGCTCAAGCAGATCGCCTTCGACGCCCGCGCGGTCGCCACGGAGTCCGCTTCCGAAACACCTTCTGAACCCGACGATCCGACCTGCCTCTCCGCCGCCAACGCGAAGGTACTCGACCTCGGCCACCGGCTGGCAGAGTTCGGCCGCGCCGGGACGGCGTCCCCCGAGACCCGGGCGGAGCTCGCCGACGCCGACACCCCGGACGACACTCCGGCCGACGCCGCCGCCGTCTCGGTCTCCGCGTCGGAACTGATCCGGCGAGGTCTCCTGGACCCCGTGGACATGGGTTCCGGCGACACCGGCGCGGGGGAGAAGGTCTCCACCCAGGACTCCGGTTTCGGATCCCGCGGCTACACCCGTTCCGGCACCGTCGCGGTCGCCGGCGCCGCAGTCGTCTTCGTGGTCCTGGTCGCCGGCGCGACCACCTACCTGACGGGTCTGCTCTCCGGTGACAGCGCGACGTCGCCGATCAACGCGGACTCCCTCCAGGGCTCCCAGGTCGAGACCCAGCCGCGCCAGCTGCCCATCGTCCAGCCGATCTCCGACGCCTCCGTCTGGCAGGCGCCGGGGCAGGATCCGGACGCCGACAACCCGGGCACCGTCTCCGCGGCCGTAGACGCGGACCCGGCGACCGCGTGGCGTTCCAACGAGTACCCCAACGGACTCGGCACCAAGCCCGGCATCGGCCTGGCGCTGACGGCCCAGCGCCCGGTCCAGCTTCAGCACCTCCAGGTGCTCTCGCCCTCCCAGGGCGCCCGCATCTCCGTGTACCTGGTCCCGGAGGGCACCGATCCGCAGACGGTGACCGACCTGTCGACGCTGCCCCGAATCATGCAGGGGACGCTGATGACCGGCCGGAGCAACATCGATCTGGCCGCCCGGGACATCAGCCCGGACACGGCGACCACCTCGCCCACCGTGACCCCGAACGAGGCGACGGATTCCCTTCCGTCCGCCGCCGGCGTCATCGTCTGGTTCTCCGATCTTCCCGAGGACGACGACTACATCGAGCTGGCCGAGGTCGCGCTGATCGGACTCAACACCGCCGCGGACGCCGCCCGCCTGAGCGAGGGCGCCTCCGCGTCGACCCCGGAATTCACCGAGCCGCTTCCGATCCCCTGA
- a CDS encoding sigma-70 family RNA polymerase sigma factor — protein sequence MPGPEQRLDQPSTIAERTAADARERARDRLTAVVGNSRFEGDGFNDPARPPEPGRFAALAHLGKTERSDEQLVSDFLAGDATAFSTIVERHRARLLWVARRYTRGNEADAEDVVQEALFKASRKLGSFRQESSLSTWLHRMVMNGGYDFSHHRFRREMPTLNDDTVDAEHDYRLAHDPHAAHSESMAVREALNSLHPDQRRALLAVDAFGYSVKDVAREEGVKPGTIKSRRARARTAFSEALARVGASP from the coding sequence ATGCCAGGTCCAGAACAACGGCTCGACCAGCCGTCCACCATCGCAGAGCGCACCGCCGCCGACGCCAGGGAACGTGCCCGTGACCGGTTGACGGCAGTCGTCGGCAACTCCCGCTTCGAGGGGGACGGCTTCAACGATCCGGCCCGCCCCCCGGAGCCCGGACGCTTCGCGGCGCTGGCGCACCTGGGCAAGACGGAGCGCTCCGACGAACAGCTGGTCTCCGACTTCCTGGCGGGGGACGCCACCGCGTTTTCGACGATCGTGGAACGGCACCGTGCCCGACTGCTGTGGGTGGCCCGCAGATACACCCGGGGCAACGAGGCCGACGCCGAGGACGTCGTCCAGGAGGCCCTGTTCAAGGCGTCGCGCAAGCTCGGTTCCTTCCGGCAGGAGTCCTCGTTGTCGACATGGCTGCACCGGATGGTCATGAACGGCGGCTACGACTTCTCCCACCACCGCTTCCGCAGGGAAATGCCCACGTTGAACGACGACACCGTCGACGCCGAGCACGACTACCGGCTCGCCCACGACCCGCATGCCGCCCATTCGGAGTCGATGGCCGTGCGGGAGGCGCTGAACTCGCTGCACCCCGATCAGCGTCGGGCGCTCCTCGCGGTCGACGCATTCGGGTATTCCGTTAAGGATGTGGCCAGGGAGGAAGGTGTGAAACCCGGCACCATCAAGTCACGTCGGGCCCGCGCACGCACCGCTTTCAGTGAGGCGCTGGCGAGAGTCGGCGCGTCGCCCTAG
- the trxB gene encoding thioredoxin-disulfide reductase, giving the protein MTDTIHEVAIVGSGPAGYTAALYAARAELNPIVFEGYEYGGELMNTTEVENFPGFQNGIMGPSLMEEMRAQALRFGADLRMELVDSVELEGEIKKIHVGDEVYLARSVILATGAAPRLLGVPGEQSLTGRGVSYCATCDGFFFKGQHIAVVGGGDTAMTDALFLTRFAEKVTVIHRREEFRASAIMVERARENEKIEFALNKVVDEVKEVDGKVGGLVLKDTVTGETSDLDVTAMFVAIGHDPRTATFQGQLPLNEDGYVLVDAPSTRTGIPGVFACGDLVDDHYQQAVTAAGSGCKAALDAEAFLADTPAPSTSAAGAETV; this is encoded by the coding sequence ATGACCGACACCATCCACGAGGTCGCCATCGTCGGTTCCGGCCCGGCCGGTTACACCGCCGCTCTTTACGCGGCCCGCGCGGAGCTCAACCCGATCGTCTTCGAGGGCTACGAGTACGGCGGTGAGCTCATGAACACCACCGAGGTGGAGAACTTCCCCGGTTTCCAGAACGGCATCATGGGCCCGTCCCTCATGGAGGAGATGCGTGCCCAGGCCCTGCGTTTCGGCGCCGACCTGCGCATGGAGCTGGTCGATTCCGTCGAGCTCGAGGGCGAGATCAAGAAGATCCACGTCGGCGACGAGGTCTACCTGGCACGTTCCGTCATTCTCGCGACCGGCGCCGCACCGCGTCTGCTCGGCGTCCCGGGCGAGCAGTCGCTGACCGGCCGCGGCGTCTCCTACTGCGCCACCTGCGACGGCTTCTTCTTCAAGGGTCAGCACATCGCCGTCGTCGGCGGCGGCGACACCGCCATGACCGACGCGCTCTTCCTCACCCGTTTCGCCGAGAAGGTCACCGTCATCCACCGCCGCGAGGAGTTCCGTGCCTCCGCCATCATGGTGGAGCGCGCCCGCGAGAACGAGAAGATCGAGTTCGCCCTGAACAAGGTCGTCGACGAGGTCAAGGAGGTCGACGGCAAGGTCGGCGGCCTGGTCCTGAAGGACACAGTCACCGGCGAGACCAGCGACCTGGACGTCACCGCGATGTTCGTCGCCATCGGCCACGACCCGCGCACCGCCACCTTCCAGGGCCAGCTGCCGCTCAACGAGGACGGTTACGTGCTTGTCGACGCCCCGTCGACCCGCACCGGAATCCCGGGCGTCTTCGCCTGCGGTGACCTGGTCGACGACCACTACCAGCAGGCCGTCACCGCCGCCGGCTCCGGCTGCAAGGCGGCCCTGGACGCCGAGGCTTTCCTGGCCGACACCCCGGCCCCGAGCACCTCCGCCGCCGGCGCCGAGACCGTCTAG
- the trxA gene encoding thioredoxin, with product MSNVVDVTQDTFKATVIDSDKPVVVDFWAEWCGPCKKLSPMIEEIAEDMAGEVTVAKVDVDTERTLGAMFQIMSIPSVLIFKNGEKVDEFVGLRPKAEIIDRIKAHL from the coding sequence ATGAGCAACGTCGTAGATGTCACCCAGGACACCTTCAAGGCCACCGTCATCGACTCCGACAAACCGGTCGTTGTCGACTTCTGGGCCGAGTGGTGCGGCCCGTGCAAGAAGCTCTCCCCGATGATCGAGGAGATCGCCGAGGACATGGCCGGCGAGGTCACCGTCGCCAAGGTCGACGTGGACACCGAGCGCACCCTGGGGGCCATGTTCCAGATCATGTCAATCCCCTCCGTCCTCATCTTCAAGAACGGTGAAAAGGTCGATGAGTTCGTGGGGCTCCGCCCGAAAGCGGAAATCATTGATCGTATTAAAGCGCACCTCTAA